From a region of the Candidatus Jettenia caeni genome:
- a CDS encoding aminotransferase, protein MALSRIAREVHTSATLAITAKAKQLVAKGIDVTNFGAGEPDFDTPENVKNAAIKAIKDGYTKYTPTAGAPALKEAICEKLLKDNRLKYNPSQVIVSAGAKQSILNIVLVVCDTGDEAIIPSPYWVSYPEMVTMAGATPVFLKTTDKEHFKITRESLAKVITPKSKLLFMNSPSNPTGMVYTEKEFREIVGFAVEKGLYVISDEIYEKILYDGALHVSPATFSDECYKRVVTINGFSKVYSMTGWRLGYAAGPEEVIKAAINIQDHTTSGANSITQMAGLEALRGNQDSVDTMVREFDKRRKYIVSRLNSIPGVSCLLPQGAFYVFPKVSELYHKKIGGQFVTNSFDLVNVLLEKAHVAFVPGAPFGLDDYIRISYATSMECIEKGIDRFEKFLKS, encoded by the coding sequence ATGGCGTTATCAAGAATTGCCAGGGAAGTACATACGTCCGCAACACTTGCCATTACAGCCAAGGCAAAACAACTGGTGGCAAAAGGTATCGATGTAACTAATTTTGGCGCGGGAGAACCAGACTTCGATACCCCGGAAAATGTTAAGAATGCAGCCATTAAGGCTATTAAAGATGGTTATACCAAATACACACCGACTGCAGGAGCGCCCGCATTAAAGGAAGCTATCTGCGAGAAGCTTCTCAAAGATAACCGTCTGAAATACAATCCTTCACAAGTTATCGTATCTGCAGGGGCAAAACAATCCATTCTCAATATCGTTCTCGTAGTATGTGATACGGGGGATGAGGCTATTATTCCCTCACCCTATTGGGTAAGCTACCCGGAAATGGTAACCATGGCAGGCGCTACCCCCGTATTTCTGAAAACTACAGATAAAGAACATTTCAAAATTACCCGGGAATCTCTGGCAAAGGTTATTACACCCAAGTCTAAATTACTCTTCATGAACAGCCCCAGCAATCCCACCGGCATGGTCTATACAGAAAAAGAATTTCGGGAAATTGTTGGTTTTGCTGTAGAAAAAGGACTTTACGTCATTTCAGATGAAATTTATGAAAAAATTCTGTATGACGGGGCGCTCCATGTTAGCCCGGCAACCTTTAGTGATGAATGCTATAAAAGGGTTGTTACGATAAACGGTTTTTCGAAGGTATATTCTATGACCGGCTGGCGTTTAGGTTACGCCGCTGGGCCGGAAGAGGTCATCAAAGCGGCAATAAATATTCAGGACCATACTACATCTGGCGCTAATTCCATTACTCAAATGGCAGGATTGGAAGCGCTCAGGGGTAATCAGGATTCTGTAGATACTATGGTGCGTGAATTTGATAAACGCAGAAAATATATTGTATCGCGTCTTAACAGTATACCAGGAGTATCTTGTTTACTTCCTCAGGGCGCATTTTATGTATTTCCGAAGGTATCTGAACTGTACCATAAGAAAATTGGTGGACAATTCGTAACAAATTCATTCGATTTAGTTAACGTATTACTTGAAAAAGCACATGTTGCTTTTGTCCCTGGCGCTCCTTTCGGATTAGATGACTACATAAGGATTTCTTATGCGACCTCTATGGAATGTATCGAGAAGGGGATAGACCGGTTTGAGAAGTTTTTGAAAAGCTAG
- a CDS encoding phosphoglucomutase/phosphomannomutase translates to MKRNDFHDAAGCWKVILSNVKENADLLKEIERFAGENTAPAKIVFGTSGWRGEIGTDFTFHNVRVVTSAIIEMFKTGGARLMEALGVKGFDDMRERGVIVGHDNRFLGPEFASSVMGLLTREGIKVYYADEATTPEFSAAITMLNTACSINLTPSHNPANYSGFKFNPSDGGPAGAEITDIIEKNANILMTENAMIEEVKPEGFQEINTIQLYEDFLRERGTLDIEKIRRFIKEEDCFICIDHVHGATRGRPNMLLGESPKIKYLRTEDDYLFGGIPPEPSPRNMRLVLNSLEKSESRFKLGVIMDPDGDRIRFTDGKADISMNHFGAMALHFLHTYKNISGVLVKSVATSNFGNAIADKLGIPVRETVVGFKNFRPYMRPNAKERAIVSYEESDGISGYNHTLEKDAMFGLLLAIEMMAVIRKNVSEYLSELEEKFGAYYPEKASIMVERHLTGTALLEKLLSLNNKLFPGNKIAVGKNNKKIKDVITTDGLKIVFEDGSWLLIRPSGTEPKVRFYVETRSPEDLEDIIKTAERLTKEAIA, encoded by the coding sequence ATGAAAAGAAACGATTTTCATGATGCAGCGGGATGCTGGAAGGTTATCCTTTCGAATGTAAAAGAGAACGCAGATCTTTTGAAAGAGATAGAAAGGTTTGCAGGAGAAAATACTGCACCAGCAAAGATCGTTTTCGGAACTTCAGGCTGGAGGGGTGAGATAGGTACGGATTTCACCTTTCACAATGTGCGTGTGGTAACGAGTGCAATTATTGAGATGTTCAAGACCGGTGGAGCGAGATTGATGGAGGCATTGGGGGTAAAGGGTTTTGATGATATGAGGGAACGCGGGGTGATTGTAGGTCATGATAACAGGTTCTTAGGGCCTGAATTTGCCTCGTCAGTAATGGGGTTACTTACAAGAGAAGGGATAAAAGTCTATTATGCAGACGAAGCTACTACGCCTGAATTTTCTGCTGCCATCACGATGTTGAATACAGCATGCTCCATAAACCTTACTCCTTCACACAATCCGGCTAATTATTCGGGGTTTAAATTTAACCCGTCTGATGGTGGTCCTGCGGGCGCCGAAATAACAGACATTATAGAGAAAAATGCAAATATACTGATGACAGAGAATGCAATGATAGAAGAGGTAAAGCCCGAAGGTTTCCAGGAAATAAATACGATACAGCTTTATGAGGATTTTCTCAGGGAACGTGGCACTTTGGACATTGAGAAGATAAGGCGTTTTATAAAAGAGGAAGATTGTTTTATCTGTATTGACCATGTTCACGGCGCTACAAGGGGAAGACCAAACATGCTGCTGGGAGAAAGTCCCAAGATAAAATATTTAAGGACTGAAGATGACTACCTGTTCGGAGGTATACCCCCGGAACCCTCGCCAAGGAATATGCGATTGGTGCTCAATTCCCTGGAAAAGAGTGAAAGCAGGTTTAAATTAGGTGTAATAATGGATCCTGACGGCGACCGGATAAGATTTACCGATGGGAAAGCGGATATTTCTATGAACCACTTTGGAGCTATGGCTCTGCATTTTTTGCATACGTACAAGAATATTTCCGGTGTTCTGGTAAAGTCTGTAGCTACCAGCAACTTTGGAAATGCTATTGCCGATAAGCTCGGTATTCCGGTAAGGGAGACAGTCGTTGGTTTCAAAAACTTCAGGCCATACATGCGCCCGAATGCAAAAGAGCGCGCTATTGTCTCATACGAAGAGAGCGATGGGATATCGGGTTATAACCATACGCTCGAAAAAGATGCTATGTTTGGTCTTTTACTGGCAATCGAGATGATGGCAGTCATCCGGAAAAATGTCAGCGAGTATCTGAGCGAACTTGAAGAGAAATTTGGAGCTTATTATCCTGAAAAGGCATCGATAATGGTTGAGCGTCATCTGACAGGCACAGCGCTTCTTGAAAAACTGTTAAGTCTTAATAATAAACTTTTCCCGGGAAACAAAATAGCTGTTGGAAAAAATAACAAAAAGATTAAGGATGTGATAACTACTGATGGATTAAAGATTGTATTCGAGGATGGTTCATGGCTCTTAATAAGACCATCCGGTACTGAGCCAAAGGTTAGATTTTATGTAGAAACAAGATCTCCGGAGGATCTTGAGGATATAATTAAAACAGCCGAGAGGCTGACAAAAGAGGCCATTGCGTGA
- a CDS encoding superoxide dismutase, translating to MFNRREFLTASGVGGAALFLGNTSYLNAKTLEKETKSMPENYNAKDYSSLIGIDGFSENALKTHFTLYQGYVKNTNKLVNALSQILEDGNISSPEFAGLKRRLGWEYNGMRLHEYYFENLTKNRTDIGKTLNKRLNDDFGSYSAWEKDFRAVGGMRGIGWAALYQDTTNGKLVNFWIDEHNTNHLAGGNLILIMDVFEHAFMPDYGIKKTDYIEAFFKNINWSAAESRLANRPIPAEASMIK from the coding sequence ATGTTTAATAGACGCGAATTTCTCACAGCATCAGGTGTAGGTGGAGCGGCTTTATTCCTTGGCAATACTTCATATCTCAATGCAAAAACATTGGAGAAGGAAACAAAGAGCATGCCAGAGAATTATAACGCAAAGGACTACTCAAGTTTGATAGGAATAGATGGATTTAGTGAAAATGCTTTAAAAACCCATTTTACTCTTTACCAGGGGTATGTGAAAAATACGAATAAGCTCGTAAACGCTCTATCACAGATATTAGAAGATGGAAACATAAGCAGTCCGGAGTTTGCCGGGCTAAAGAGAAGACTTGGATGGGAATACAATGGGATGAGGCTTCATGAATATTATTTTGAAAATCTGACGAAAAACCGTACTGATATAGGAAAAACCCTTAATAAAAGGCTAAACGATGATTTTGGAAGCTATAGTGCATGGGAAAAAGATTTCAGGGCAGTAGGAGGAATGAGGGGTATAGGTTGGGCCGCTTTATATCAGGATACTACAAATGGAAAACTTGTTAATTTTTGGATAGATGAACATAATACCAACCATCTTGCAGGCGGTAACCTTATTTTAATAATGGATGTGTTTGAGCATGCCTTTATGCCTGATTACGGTATAAAGAAGACTGATTATATTGAGGCTTTCTTTAAGAATATTAATTGGTCTGCTGCGGAATCGAGATTAGCTAACCGTCCCATCCCCGCAGAGGCAAGTATGATAAAATAG
- a CDS encoding 4-alpha-glucanotransferase produces the protein MKRRGSGILLHITSLPSRYGIGDLGTWAYKFADFLAETKQSFWQILPLNPTDLIHGNSPYNSVSAFASNTLLISPDLMIRNGLLEKSDVEDTPDFPDNQADYHKAMVYKKKLFYQAYERFKEDSSNTYEYEKFCFENAYWLEDFVLFIALKDYFHGQAWSEWPWEIRDRQPESLQMFKEQHHDRITMEKFLQFLFFQQWSSLKSYCNNRGIQIFGDMPIYVCHDSADVWANPDLFKLNEKKQPYCVAGVPPDYFSKTGQLWGNPVYRWDRLKETGYTWWTQRIQQNLHLFDMIRIDHFRGFIAYWEVPSTEKTAIHGRWVEAPAENLFTTLLKHFPYLPIIAEDLGTITPDVREIIRHFDFPGMRVLLFAFGWDLPTNPYAPHNHIKNCLVYTGTHDNNTVKGWFEKEATQEDKERLFRYIGREVSVQDVHWEFIRLAMASVANLVIFPMQDILGLGEETRMNYPATTQKNWLWRLLPTQLDPHITQKLLRMTEIYGRA, from the coding sequence ATGAAAAGAAGGGGTAGCGGTATTCTGCTTCACATTACTTCACTCCCATCACGGTATGGAATTGGTGATCTTGGTACATGGGCCTATAAGTTTGCAGATTTCCTTGCAGAAACCAAACAAAGTTTTTGGCAGATACTTCCGTTAAATCCTACCGATTTAATCCATGGTAATTCTCCTTATAATAGCGTATCTGCTTTTGCAAGTAATACTTTGCTTATCAGCCCGGATCTTATGATCCGGAACGGTCTCCTCGAAAAAAGCGATGTTGAAGATACTCCGGATTTCCCGGATAATCAGGCTGACTACCATAAGGCCATGGTATATAAAAAAAAGCTCTTTTACCAGGCGTATGAACGTTTCAAGGAAGATAGCAGTAATACCTATGAATATGAAAAATTTTGTTTTGAAAACGCATACTGGCTTGAAGATTTTGTGCTTTTTATCGCACTGAAAGATTATTTTCACGGACAGGCTTGGAGTGAATGGCCGTGGGAAATACGGGATAGACAACCAGAATCTTTACAAATGTTTAAAGAACAGCATCACGATAGAATTACCATGGAAAAGTTTCTTCAGTTTTTGTTCTTTCAACAATGGTCTTCACTCAAAAGCTATTGTAATAATCGCGGCATCCAGATATTCGGCGACATGCCTATTTACGTGTGCCATGATAGCGCAGATGTTTGGGCTAATCCTGATTTATTTAAACTTAATGAAAAAAAACAACCATACTGTGTTGCGGGTGTACCTCCCGATTACTTTAGCAAGACAGGGCAGCTCTGGGGTAATCCTGTATATCGATGGGATAGATTAAAAGAGACAGGGTATACCTGGTGGACTCAAAGAATACAGCAGAATTTACATCTCTTTGACATGATACGAATAGATCATTTCCGTGGCTTTATTGCATATTGGGAAGTCCCCTCAACAGAAAAAACAGCTATTCACGGGCGTTGGGTTGAGGCGCCGGCGGAAAATCTGTTTACCACGCTCCTGAAACATTTCCCTTATCTTCCCATTATTGCCGAAGACCTTGGTACCATTACTCCTGACGTAAGAGAAATTATTCGCCATTTTGACTTTCCCGGCATGCGGGTGCTTCTCTTTGCCTTTGGCTGGGATCTCCCTACAAATCCCTATGCGCCACACAATCATATAAAGAATTGTCTGGTGTATACCGGAACTCACGACAACAACACAGTAAAAGGATGGTTTGAGAAAGAGGCTACGCAGGAGGATAAAGAAAGGTTGTTTCGATACATTGGACGGGAAGTATCTGTGCAAGATGTCCATTGGGAATTTATCAGACTTGCAATGGCGTCTGTTGCAAATTTAGTAATCTTTCCTATGCAGGATATTCTTGGCCTTGGCGAGGAAACTCGCATGAATTACCCTGCTACCACGCAAAAGAATTGGCTATGGAGACTTTTACCTACACAATTGGACCCGCACATAACACAAAAACTCCTCAGGATGACTGAAATTTACGGAAGAGCATAG
- a CDS encoding oxidase — MSNATQTKLHRLTDELNRLIGKENVLYSLEERICYAYDGSKQKCIPDVVLRPQDTQQVSGILCLANEYKIPVYPRGAGSGLTGGSVPIQSGMVLDFSRMNQILEIIPENLTATVEPGVVTHTLQSEVAKHKLFYPPDPASAAFSTLGGNVAECSGGITGLKYGVTRDYILSLEVVLADGSIIHTGRKTLKSVTGYDLTRLFVGSEGTLGVFTQITVKLLPLPEKIETLLAFFTTPEQAVRTANQIILNNLLPRALEFIDKSSIDCIQGYKQEFQIPKDVHAILLIDIDGKETSVNIETSLIERIITENQALKVVSAKNAKERDILWEVRRAISPALYTIAAFKINEDICVPRSQILEILQRIDEIHKRYPSLKVANFGHIGDGNIHVNVLYKEKDQQVTAKRMIEEILLNTIELGGTISGEHGIGNVKSDFMPLEIPPHELRIMKDIKQLLDPNGILNPGKMFPL, encoded by the coding sequence GTGTCAAACGCCACGCAAACAAAGCTTCACAGGCTTACCGATGAGCTGAATCGGCTTATAGGAAAAGAGAATGTCCTTTATTCCCTTGAGGAACGGATATGTTATGCATATGATGGTTCCAAACAAAAATGCATTCCAGATGTTGTTCTACGGCCGCAAGACACTCAACAGGTATCCGGCATTTTGTGCCTCGCAAATGAGTATAAAATACCGGTTTATCCTCGCGGCGCAGGTTCCGGACTAACCGGTGGATCAGTTCCTATTCAAAGTGGAATGGTATTGGATTTCAGCCGTATGAACCAAATACTGGAAATTATTCCAGAGAACCTTACTGCCACGGTTGAACCCGGAGTTGTTACCCATACCTTACAAAGCGAGGTAGCAAAACATAAGCTCTTTTACCCACCCGATCCTGCCAGTGCTGCATTTTCTACCCTGGGCGGCAATGTAGCAGAATGCTCCGGTGGAATTACCGGTTTAAAATATGGTGTTACCAGAGATTATATTTTATCGCTGGAGGTAGTCCTTGCTGACGGAAGCATTATCCACACGGGCCGTAAGACCTTAAAAAGTGTCACCGGCTATGATCTTACCCGTTTGTTTGTCGGCTCCGAAGGTACCCTGGGAGTTTTCACCCAGATTACCGTAAAATTACTCCCTCTTCCGGAAAAGATTGAAACGCTCTTAGCCTTTTTTACAACCCCCGAGCAGGCAGTGAGAACTGCAAATCAAATTATCTTGAATAATCTACTCCCCAGGGCGCTTGAGTTTATCGATAAATCAAGCATCGACTGTATTCAGGGATATAAACAGGAATTTCAAATACCAAAAGATGTACATGCGATTCTGCTTATCGATATCGACGGGAAAGAGACAAGCGTTAACATAGAGACATCCCTTATAGAAAGAATTATCACTGAAAATCAGGCACTCAAGGTTGTTTCTGCAAAGAATGCCAAAGAACGCGATATTCTCTGGGAAGTAAGGCGTGCTATCTCTCCCGCACTCTATACTATTGCTGCCTTTAAGATTAATGAGGACATATGCGTGCCGCGTAGCCAGATATTAGAAATATTGCAACGGATAGATGAAATCCATAAACGATATCCTTCGCTAAAAGTTGCGAACTTCGGGCATATTGGGGATGGTAACATTCATGTTAACGTTCTCTATAAGGAAAAAGATCAACAAGTAACAGCAAAAAGGATGATTGAGGAGATACTCCTCAATACGATCGAACTCGGCGGAACAATTTCCGGGGAGCATGGCATTGGAAATGTAAAATCGGATTTTATGCCTCTTGAGATACCCCCTCATGAGTTACGTATTATGAAAGATATTAAACAGTTATTGGACCCCAACGGTATATTAAATCCGGGTAAGATGTTTCCATTATAA
- a CDS encoding serine/threonine protein kinase, whose protein sequence is MYSISQYHFHEFKITPGHRANYATLCNSEFKTNQWGMKYSPANNYSREYKILSLFSHPQIPGRYKEGNDIMYKDGKSVIAQNYLIMTHFGGEDIVEYYRKKDLPDQREIGHVIQYFSHATLPLQHIHSKGYIHSDIKPGHLILNPCTGTVALIDLECTIKTGEIICGMSKEYASPEQKQMIRLLRNLTDGENEKSVLQKVQLNPTSDLYSIGLILYQVLTQKLWQEANIPPKEINKTVPDKLDRIILGLLEEDPNNRIYSAETLKAELEAV, encoded by the coding sequence GTGTATTCTATCAGCCAGTATCACTTTCATGAATTTAAGATCACACCAGGACATCGGGCAAATTATGCCACCCTCTGTAATTCTGAATTTAAAACAAACCAATGGGGCATGAAATACTCTCCTGCCAACAACTATTCGAGAGAGTATAAGATCCTCTCACTCTTCTCACATCCTCAAATCCCCGGGAGATACAAGGAGGGAAATGATATCATGTATAAGGATGGTAAATCGGTGATAGCCCAAAACTATCTTATTATGACGCACTTCGGGGGGGAAGACATTGTTGAATATTACCGGAAAAAGGATTTGCCGGACCAACGTGAAATCGGACACGTGATTCAATATTTTTCTCACGCTACGTTACCCTTACAGCACATCCATTCCAAAGGATATATTCATTCGGATATCAAACCGGGCCATCTCATTCTGAATCCTTGTACTGGTACGGTAGCGCTGATAGATCTTGAATGTACTATAAAAACAGGGGAAATTATTTGTGGTATGAGCAAGGAATATGCCTCACCGGAACAAAAACAGATGATCCGATTATTACGGAATCTCACTGATGGCGAAAACGAAAAATCTGTGCTGCAAAAAGTCCAACTGAATCCAACTTCTGACCTTTATTCTATCGGCCTGATTCTTTATCAGGTTTTAACACAAAAATTATGGCAAGAGGCAAATATCCCCCCAAAAGAAATCAACAAAACCGTTCCGGATAAATTAGACAGAATTATTTTAGGACTATTGGAGGAAGACCCTAATAATCGCATCTATTCCGCAGAAACATTAAAAGCCGAATTAGAAGCAGTATAG
- a CDS encoding putative cytochrome c yields MKKMKFVTGNLLGALTIGCVLTGATFAYESEKDKEPGQGMIFDIEMTSDVVETFKKEMKDIKEGIMGKETAPGQKEEPGKKIMEGQDVESEKMMMDGKQVSKKEIMFGKREISEAEKQLMTGLKEGNEGKSRITPVQRMEIEKRMGTSFLPIAIKEPFDMMMEKMKAAKPEAAKLHNALLEERYDLSNKPAQGIKMSRGKPVQEGVRVKLAAGGMTWDKLGMMSSEDIERKGLFPQGFLPLPHPNHAIGGMVFIKSEIDEIKRLEDRDLNRFDVDFDLPDHFLPEFPPPLFLTTRPDLGDVTQGKLVNIKNFSDIFKGILNPKQLEGLRLLVTPFPQQEFNQTDDRRTEHATLGVACLDCHVNGHTNGSTELLQDLRPQPFRKRLDTPTMRGVYAQQFFGLQRSIQTIEDFSEFEQRTAYFDGDHVTAAKKGVFQPDRLQVEAMAEFQRMLDFPPAPMLDAYGMLDPKQNPKESETRGQALFFGKAKCGVCHPAPAYTDNKRHDLKLERFYEPCLTNGVMAAPDGPVKTFPLRGIKDSPPYFHDGRLLTLDDAVEFFNLIFELKLTQEEKKDLVAFMLRL; encoded by the coding sequence ATGAAAAAAATGAAATTTGTAACAGGAAATTTATTAGGAGCGCTCACTATAGGATGCGTTCTCACAGGAGCTACCTTTGCTTATGAATCTGAAAAGGATAAAGAGCCGGGACAGGGAATGATTTTTGATATAGAGATGACTTCCGATGTGGTAGAGACTTTTAAAAAGGAAATGAAAGATATTAAAGAAGGGATAATGGGAAAGGAAACAGCCCCAGGCCAAAAAGAGGAGCCTGGGAAGAAGATAATGGAAGGCCAGGATGTAGAATCTGAGAAGATGATGATGGACGGGAAACAGGTGTCTAAAAAAGAGATTATGTTTGGCAAAAGAGAGATATCCGAAGCAGAAAAGCAGTTGATGACCGGGCTAAAAGAAGGTAATGAAGGAAAGTCCAGGATAACACCTGTGCAGAGGATGGAAATAGAGAAAAGGATGGGTACCAGTTTTCTCCCTATTGCCATAAAAGAACCTTTTGACATGATGATGGAAAAGATGAAAGCTGCAAAACCCGAAGCGGCAAAACTGCATAATGCCTTACTTGAAGAACGCTATGACCTCAGTAACAAACCGGCTCAGGGTATAAAAATGTCCCGGGGTAAACCGGTACAGGAGGGCGTACGGGTAAAACTGGCAGCAGGAGGTATGACATGGGATAAATTAGGAATGATGAGTTCTGAAGATATCGAAAGAAAAGGACTCTTCCCTCAAGGGTTTCTGCCCTTACCTCATCCTAACCATGCAATTGGAGGCATGGTCTTTATTAAATCCGAGATTGATGAGATCAAGAGATTGGAGGATAGAGACTTGAATCGGTTTGATGTGGATTTTGACCTGCCGGATCATTTTTTACCTGAATTCCCACCACCGTTATTTCTTACTACCCGGCCAGATCTCGGTGATGTTACCCAGGGCAAATTGGTAAATATTAAAAATTTTTCTGATATATTCAAGGGTATATTGAATCCTAAGCAACTTGAAGGTTTGAGGTTATTAGTAACTCCTTTTCCCCAGCAGGAATTCAACCAAACGGATGATCGCCGTACTGAACATGCAACGCTTGGAGTTGCCTGCCTGGATTGTCATGTAAACGGACATACCAATGGAAGTACAGAGCTTCTCCAGGATCTGCGTCCTCAACCATTTCGTAAACGTCTCGATACTCCAACCATGCGAGGTGTATATGCACAACAGTTCTTTGGTTTGCAGCGGTCTATTCAAACAATAGAGGATTTCAGCGAGTTTGAGCAACGGACTGCCTATTTCGATGGCGATCATGTAACGGCAGCAAAGAAGGGAGTTTTTCAGCCTGACCGGCTCCAGGTAGAAGCTATGGCTGAATTTCAGAGGATGTTGGATTTTCCTCCTGCTCCTATGCTTGATGCGTATGGCATGCTGGATCCTAAACAGAATCCAAAAGAATCAGAGACGCGTGGCCAGGCATTATTCTTCGGGAAAGCTAAATGTGGCGTTTGCCACCCAGCACCTGCCTACACAGATAACAAAAGGCACGATCTGAAACTCGAACGATTTTACGAGCCATGTTTGACCAATGGTGTAATGGCTGCCCCCGATGGTCCTGTCAAGACATTTCCCTTACGCGGTATAAAGGACTCTCCACCATATTTCCATGATGGAAGATTATTAACCCTGGATGATGCAGTAGAGTTTTTCAATCTGATTTTTGAGCTCAAACTTACCCAGGAAGAGAAGAAGGATCTTGTAGCATTCATGCTACGGCTATAA
- a CDS encoding putative cytochrome c — translation MRKKAQGFRTIQLLILLTAGCVLLSTACAQEPVRKKDTKREPANNKTIKKESHSRSLKSAQSHEEKVPGPKLPENRGPTFYFPIIIKEDFPTVMSRMKEEKPKVMENQRSLLNDRYDLNDHPATGVTMSRGKPIQEGVRVKLPEQMTWEKLSEMSPEEIRNNDLFPKGFLPLPHVKHAVGGQVFPKFHSDEILKLEKRSLERFDVDFDIPDHFLPEFPPPIFLTTRPYLGDVSQGKLLSLKNYYEIMTGILTPVQMEGLRLLLTPFPQQQFNQTEDRLVEEASFGVSCLDCHANGHTNGAFHLNPDTRPNAARLRLDSPSLRGMFNQQIHGSKRSLRSIEDFTEFEQRTAYFDGDTVTAAKKGTNLPDRTSQVSFMAQMQNILDFPPAPKLDEFGMLDPEKASKEELLGQTVFFGKGRCGKCHPAPFYLDDKMHNLRVERFYNPRIIHDQWITAEGPIKTFTLRGIKDSPPYMHDGRLLTLEDTVEFFNLILNLKLTQEEKNGLVAFMRQL, via the coding sequence ATGAGAAAAAAAGCGCAGGGGTTTCGAACAATACAGTTGCTCATACTGCTTACCGCAGGATGTGTTTTATTAAGTACTGCCTGTGCACAAGAACCTGTACGCAAAAAAGATACGAAGCGAGAGCCAGCAAACAATAAGACTATAAAGAAGGAAAGCCATTCCCGATCATTGAAAAGCGCTCAATCGCATGAGGAAAAAGTACCTGGCCCAAAATTACCCGAAAACAGGGGACCGACTTTTTATTTTCCTATTATTATCAAAGAGGACTTTCCAACAGTTATGTCCAGGATGAAGGAAGAAAAACCTAAGGTAATGGAAAATCAGAGGAGTTTACTGAATGATCGCTATGACTTAAACGACCATCCGGCTACGGGCGTGACAATGTCCCGTGGTAAACCTATTCAGGAAGGCGTAAGGGTTAAACTACCTGAGCAAATGACCTGGGAAAAGCTATCCGAAATGTCACCCGAAGAAATTCGGAACAATGATTTATTTCCAAAAGGTTTCTTACCTCTTCCCCATGTGAAACATGCAGTTGGAGGTCAGGTTTTTCCGAAGTTCCATAGTGATGAAATACTGAAGCTGGAAAAGCGATCTCTTGAACGGTTTGATGTCGATTTTGATATTCCAGACCATTTTCTGCCAGAATTTCCACCTCCTATTTTCTTAACAACACGGCCATATTTAGGAGATGTATCGCAAGGAAAGCTCCTTTCCCTCAAAAATTACTACGAGATTATGACCGGCATCCTGACACCTGTTCAAATGGAGGGCCTGAGATTACTCCTCACCCCATTCCCACAACAACAATTCAATCAGACCGAGGATAGACTGGTTGAGGAGGCGAGTTTTGGTGTTTCGTGCCTGGACTGCCATGCTAATGGTCACACGAACGGCGCTTTTCATCTTAATCCCGACACCCGTCCTAATGCTGCTCGTCTTAGACTCGATAGCCCAAGTCTGAGAGGGATGTTTAACCAACAGATCCACGGTTCTAAAAGGTCATTAAGGTCTATTGAGGATTTTACAGAATTCGAGCAACGTACAGCATACTTTGACGGTGATACGGTGACTGCGGCCAAAAAAGGAACCAATCTTCCAGATCGCACCAGTCAGGTATCCTTTATGGCACAGATGCAGAATATACTTGATTTTCCACCAGCGCCAAAATTGGACGAATTCGGTATGCTTGATCCGGAAAAGGCATCAAAAGAAGAGCTTCTCGGTCAAACGGTATTCTTTGGAAAGGGACGCTGCGGAAAATGCCATCCTGCGCCATTTTACCTTGATGATAAGATGCATAACCTGAGGGTTGAGCGTTTTTATAATCCACGTATAATTCATGATCAATGGATTACTGCTGAAGGCCCTATTAAAACCTTCACCCTTCGCGGAATTAAAGATTCGCCACCTTATATGCATGATGGCCGGCTTCTGACACTCGAGGATACTGTAGAATTCTTCAATCTTATTCTGAATTTAAAGCTTACTCAGGAAGAAAAGAATGGCCTGGTAGCATTTATGCGCCAGCTATAA